AGAGATGTGTATAAGAGACAGCTCATGAGCGAACACAACACCGACGCACGAACCGACGCGGACGACCGCTCCACGACCGGCGACGGGCTTCGGTCGTGGACCGAATCGAGCGGCTCCGGCACCGTCAACATCCAGGACCTCACGAAGGTTTACGGCGAGGGCGACGACGAACTCGTCGCGGTCGACGGGATGGACCTCCACATCGAGGCCGAGGAGTTCGTGACCGTGCTCGGCCCCTCCGGATGCGGGAAGAGCACCGTCATGGAGTGCATCGCGGGCTACCTCGAACCCACCGAGGGCGAAGTCCTCGTCAACGGCGAACCGGTGGAGGGACCGGACCCGAGCCGTGGGGTGGTCTTCCAGGAGAACCGGCTGTTCCCCTGGAAGACGATCAACCAGAACGTTCGGTTCGGGCCGCAGATGCGCAACGCGGTCGACGAGGACCGGATCCACTCGCTGTTCGGGCAGATGGGGCTCGAAGGGTTCGAGGACGCCTACCCCCACGAACTCTCGGGCGGGATGCAACAGCGAGCCGAGCTCGCCCGGCTGTTGGCGAACGACCCCGACATCATGCTGATGGACGAGCCGTTCAGCGGGCTCGACGCGATGACGAAGGAACTCATGCAGGAGAACCTCCTCGACGTCTGGGAGGACGACGACCGGACGGTGCTGTTCATCACCCACGACGTCGAGGAGGCGATCCTGCTCGCCGACCGGGTCGTCGTGATGACCGCCCGGCCGGGCCAGGTCAAGGACGTCATCGACGTCGACCTCGACCGGCCGCGTGACACCGACGTCGTCACCACCGACCGGTTCAACGAACTCCAGCGTCGGGCGAGCGAGAGCATCCACGACGAGGCCGAACGCGCGATGAAGCAGGCCGAGGGGCGCACCTGATGGCGGCCACCGGCTACCGGCGGCGGCTCGAACAGTCGGCGTCGCTGCTCGCGCTGCTCGTCGTGTGGCTGTTCGCCACCACCGTCGTGGCGGTCGTCCCGAGCCTCCCCTCCCCCGTGGAGGTGCTCGCCGCGCTCGCGAACACCGTCACCGGGCCGTACTACTGGGAGGAGGTGTTCCGGAGCACGTTCCGGGTCTATCTCTCGTTCGTGCTCGCGGCGGTCA
The Halococcus hamelinensis 100A6 DNA segment above includes these coding regions:
- a CDS encoding ABC transporter ATP-binding protein; translated protein: MSEHNTDARTDADDRSTTGDGLRSWTESSGSGTVNIQDLTKVYGEGDDELVAVDGMDLHIEAEEFVTVLGPSGCGKSTVMECIAGYLEPTEGEVLVNGEPVEGPDPSRGVVFQENRLFPWKTINQNVRFGPQMRNAVDEDRIHSLFGQMGLEGFEDAYPHELSGGMQQRAELARLLANDPDIMLMDEPFSGLDAMTKELMQENLLDVWEDDDRTVLFITHDVEEAILLADRVVVMTARPGQVKDVIDVDLDRPRDTDVVTTDRFNELQRRASESIHDEAERAMKQAEGRT